The following nucleotide sequence is from Paenibacillus odorifer.
CGGTATTTATACCTTTGATCTCGACGTCTACGCGTATTCGGCTCCAATCAACGGTATTTATACCTTTGATTTCGACGTCTACGCGCATTTAGCTCCAATCAACGGTATTTATACCTTTGATCTCGACGTCTACGCGTATTCGGCTCGAATCTACGGTATTTATACCTTTGATTTCGACTTCTACGCGCATTTAGCTCCATTCAACGGTATTTATACCTTTGATTTCGTCGTCTACGCACATTTAGCTCCAATCAACGGTATTTATACCTTTGATTTCGACGTCTACGCGCATTTAGCTCCAATCAACGGTATTTTTCCCTTTGATTTCAACGCTGGCTAATAGAGCTGATTAGTGAACAACAGTTCCCTCGTAATCAAAGAAACTGGATGCCGCACTATAACACAGCCTGCAAAATAAAGTTAGCTACAAACAAACCAGCAATCCCATACAGCGCAGGTGGCACTTCCTTCCCTTTGCCCAGCGCCAGCTTCACAATCGGGTAGGTAATAAAACCAAAAGCCATACCATCCACAATGCTATAGGTGAATGGAATCATAACCATGATTAGAAAAGACGGGAACAGCTCGGTCAAATCACTCAAGTCCATCTCACGCACATTCTGTACCATAAGTCCGCCGATCACAATCAGGATCGGTGCGATCGCACTATCGGGAATATAGGATAACAACGGAAGGAATAAGAAGGTCGCCCCAAATAGAAGCCCTGTCACCAGCGAGGTGAGACCCGAACGCCCGCCCGCAGCTATTCCTGCATTAGATTCTGCAGCGGCCACGACTGGACTGCTTCCGAAAAGACCCGCGGCGATATTGGCAAGCGAGAGCGCACGCAGGCTGCTTTTGAAGCGTTCTGGACGGCCTGCCATCATCGTCTGTGAGGCTACAAGACCGATATTTTCAAATACAACGATTAACAATAACAGGAATACAGCAATCCAGAACACAATGCTCACAATACCGCTCCAGTCCATTCCGAAAAATAGGCCGCCATAACCTGAGAATACATGCCCTGAAGCTTGTTTTTCCGGTGCATGTGCAGCTCCCAGAAGATAGGCTAGTCCTGTACCAACCAGCATACTTATCAGCAGGCCGCCGTTAGTTCCCCGGATAAATAACACTAAAGCCAGCAATAAAGTCACACAGGATGTAATAACTGCAGGATCACTAAAATGTCCTATGGCAACAAAAGTAGTCTGATGGGCAATCACTATCCCGCTCTTTTGCAGCCCTATAAAAGTCAGAAATAGCCCTATACCGACTGTAATGGCATGCTGCAGGTTTTGGGGAATTGCCTCACTAAGAATACGATAAAGTGATGTAAAGGCCACGATAGCGAATAACACGCCTGTTATAACGACTACAGTAAGCGCCTCTCTCCAGTCCAGTTTCATGGAATGAACAAGCGTATAAGTGAAAAATGCGTTAATCCCCATCCCGGGAACCACGATGATAGGCGTCTTCCCGCCGAAAGCCATCAGCAGACAGCCGGTAATTGCGGTCAACAGTGTAGCCACCATTGCCGGTCTAAGCGGCATCCCTGCGTCATGGAGAATCGTCGCATTCACCATAACAATATAAACTGAAGCAAAATAGGAGAGAATCCCTGCCGCCCATTCCCGTTTCCAGTCATTCTCAGGCGCAAGCCCCACACTATTTCGCCAAAAATTCGATTTCATGTACAAAAACCTCCACTGATATTAAGTTCCGCAGGCGGATATTACCCGGATTATAAATCTTATAATCAGCCGTTCATCCCGGTTCAGCTATTATGCCTATTTATGGCCTGCTTATTGCAGAGCCCGCCTGTTAACGACAACAAAAGGGCGTACGCAGCCGGATTCCAGCTACTCGCCCTTTTGTCCATTACTCTAATCCTATAACTATAATTGAAACAGCCTCAGCTCAGCGATTCACTTACAAGCTGACGCCTCCAGCCTCAAGCAAATCACGCACGGCAACGCTGACCATGATTAGGCCGGCTACCGGTGGAACAAATGAATTGCTGGCTGGCGGTTGTTTCGCTTTACGTCGATCCGGCGCATTCTCCGGAACAATCTTGTCCGTAACATCCTGACGTGGCTTCATTGGCGGCTCCGTAGAGAAGACCACCTTCACGCCTTTCTTAATCCCATCCTTACGCAGCTTCTGGCGAATGACACGGGCAATCGGATCATACGT
It contains:
- a CDS encoding NCS2 family permease; the protein is MKSNFWRNSVGLAPENDWKREWAAGILSYFASVYIVMVNATILHDAGMPLRPAMVATLLTAITGCLLMAFGGKTPIIVVPGMGINAFFTYTLVHSMKLDWREALTVVVITGVLFAIVAFTSLYRILSEAIPQNLQHAITVGIGLFLTFIGLQKSGIVIAHQTTFVAIGHFSDPAVITSCVTLLLALVLFIRGTNGGLLISMLVGTGLAYLLGAAHAPEKQASGHVFSGYGGLFFGMDWSGIVSIVFWIAVFLLLLIVVFENIGLVASQTMMAGRPERFKSSLRALSLANIAAGLFGSSPVVAAAESNAGIAAGGRSGLTSLVTGLLFGATFLFLPLLSYIPDSAIAPILIVIGGLMVQNVREMDLSDLTELFPSFLIMVMIPFTYSIVDGMAFGFITYPIVKLALGKGKEVPPALYGIAGLFVANFILQAVL